One stretch of Bacillota bacterium DNA includes these proteins:
- a CDS encoding nucleotidyltransferase domain-containing protein encodes MHVRDVVVISLQKRLAEICRAHGLVLVYFFGARASDGLTLLHGGAVSDGDPLSDLDVGVVTAEPLPAPSERAALYAAVHNDLQDILVPLRLDLSLLEENHSVFQLEAVKGICVYAKDEQTREDYEMNILRRAADFRPILEAFLREVLEEA; translated from the coding sequence GTGCATGTGCGTGATGTCGTGGTGATATCCCTTCAGAAGAGACTAGCGGAGATCTGCCGGGCGCACGGCCTGGTTTTGGTCTACTTCTTCGGCGCTAGAGCCTCGGACGGGTTAACCCTCCTGCATGGGGGAGCGGTCTCTGACGGCGATCCCTTGTCCGACCTGGATGTCGGTGTTGTAACGGCCGAACCGTTGCCCGCGCCCTCCGAGCGCGCCGCCTTGTACGCCGCTGTCCACAACGACCTGCAGGATATCCTGGTCCCCTTGCGGTTGGATCTCTCGCTACTGGAGGAGAACCATTCCGTCTTTCAGCTCGAGGCGGTGAAAGGGATCTGTGTCTATGCCAAGGACGAGCAGACCCGGGAGGATTACGAGATGAATATCCTGCGTCGTGCAGCCGATTTCCGTCCCATTCTGGAAGCGTTTCTGCGTGAGGTCCTGGAGGAGGCATAG